GATGGTCGAGGCCGCGGACCAGGTCCAGGCGAAGGCCGTCGCCGAGCGGCTGGCCGAGGTCGTGCGCACCCACCTGGGCTGAGGCACCGTCCGCTGAACAACGGTCAGCGCCCCGCCGGGAGACCTCCGGCGGGGCGCTGACCGTTGTTCAGGGAGCGGGGCGGGATCAGAGCTTGCGCAGCAGCGCGCGGCGGACCTTGTGGTCGGCGCCCTTCTGCAGGATCAGGGTGGCCCGGCCCCGGGTGGGCAGCACGTTCTCCACCAGGTTGGGCTTGTTGATGGTGCGCCAGACCTGGCGGCCGTAGTCCATCGCCTCCTCCTCCGGCACCTCGGTGAAGCGGCGGAAGTAGGAGTTCGGGTTCTGGAAGGCGGTGTCGCGCAGCTTCTTGAACCGGGACAGGTACCAGTTCTCGATGTCGTCGGTGCGGGCGTCGACGTAGATCGAGAAGTCGAAGTAGTCCGCGACGGCGAGCCGGGTGCGGCCGTCGGTGCCGGGCAGGGCCGGCTGCAGGACGTTCAGGCCCTCGACGATCAGGATGTCCGGGCGCTCCACGGTGAGGCGCTCGTCCGGCACGATGTCGTACACCAGGTGCGAGTACACCGGCGCGGTGACCCGGTCCTTGCCGGCCTTCACGTCCGCGACGAACCGCATCAGCGCCCGGCGGTCGTACGACTCCGGGAACCCCTTGCGGGCCATCAGGCCGCGCCGGCGCAGCTCGGCGTTGGGCAGCAGGAACCCGTCGGTGGTCACCAGCTCGACCCGGGGGTGTTCGGGCCAGCGGGCCAGCAGGGCCTTCAGCAGGCGCGCGGTGGTCGACTTGCCGACCGCCACCGACCCGGCCACCCCGATGATGAACGGCGTGCGGGTGCGCTCGGTGTCCCCGGTGTCCAGGAAGGTGCCCACGGCCCCGCGCAGCTCATGGGTGGCGTGGATGTAGAGGTTCAGCAGCCGGGACAGCGGCAGGTAGACGTCCCGCACCTCGTCGAGGTCGAGGGCGGTACCCAGACCGCGGAGCCGTTCCACCTCCTCGGCGGTCAGCGGCAGCGGCGTACGCTCGCGCAGCGCGCTCCACTCGGCCCGGCTCAGGTCCACGTACGGCGACGGGGAGGGGCCGGGCGTGGCGGCGCCCCGGGTACAGAGTTCGGTCAGCACGTGCTCCATTGTGGGCCGTGCGGGCTCCCCGGCACGCTGTGGTGTCTGTCACGCGGGGTTCGCGCAGGGGGTGAGGCCACGCCGGGGCGGCCCTTATGCTGGCACGCATGTGCGGAATTGTTGGATATGTGGGCGCTCAGCCCGCTCTTGACGTAGTAATCGCAGGCCTGCAGCGGCTGGAGTACCGGGGGTACGACTCCGCCGGTGTGGCCGTCCAGACCCTTGGCTCCGACGGGCAGTGGAGCCTCGCCACCGACAAGCGGGCGGGCAAGCTCGCCAACCTTCAGAAGTCCCTCGCCGAGACCCCTCTTCCCGGCGGCACCACCGGCATCGGCCACACCCGCTGGGCCACCCACGGCGGCCCGACGGACGCCAACGCCCACCCTCACCTGGACGACGCCGAGAAGGTCGCGGTCGTCCACAACGGCATCATCGAGAACTTCGCCCAGCTGCGGGCGGAGATCGCCGAGCGCGGCCACACGCTGCGCTCGGAGACGGACACCGAGGTCGTCGCCCACCTGCTGGGCGAGGCCTACCAGGGTGACCTGGCGGAGGCCATGCGGGTGGTCTGCCGCCGCCTGGACGGCGCCTTCACCCTCGTCGCCGTGCACGCGGACGCCCCGGACGTGGTCGTCGGCGCACGCCGCAACTCGCCGCTGGTGGTCGGGCGCGGCGAGGGCGAGAACTTCCTCGCCTCCGACGTGTCGGCGTTCATCGCGCACACCCGCGAGGCGCTGGAGCTGGGCCAGGACCAGGTCGTCGAGCTGCGCCACGACGCGGTGACCGTCACCAACTTCGACGGGACCCCCGCCGAGGTGCGCGAGTACCACGTCGACTGGGACGCCTCCGCCGCCGAGAAGGGCGGCTACGACTACTTCATGCTCAAGGAGATCGCCGAGCAGCCGAAGGCCGTCGCCGACACCCTCCTCGGCCGGATCGGCACCGACGGCCGGCTCACCCTCGACGAGCTGCGGATCGCCGACGCGGACCTGCGCGCCGTCGACAAGGTCGTCATCGTCGCCTGCGGCACGGCCTTCCACGCGGGCATGATCGCCAAGTACGCGATCGAGCACTGGACCCGGATCGCCTGCGAGGTCGAGGTGGCCTCCGAGTTCCGCTACCGTGACCCGATCCTGGACGAGCGGACGCTGGTCATCGCCATCTCGCAGTCCGGCGAGACCATGGACACCCTGATGGCGCTGCGGCACGCCCGCGAGCAGGGTGCCAAGGTGCTGGCGATCTGCAACACCAACGGCTCGACCATCCCGCGCGAGTCGGACGCGGTGCTCTACACCCACGCCGGCCCCGAGGTCGCGGTCGCCTCCACCAAGGCGTTCCTGACCCAGCTGGTCGCCTGCTACCTGGTCGCGCTGTACCTCGGCCAGGTGCGCGGCACCAAGTGGGGCGACGAGATCTTCGCCGTCATCAAGGAGCTCGGCGACGCCCCGAAGGCGATCGAGCAGGTGCTGGAGACCATGGAGCCGGTCCGTGAGCTGGCCCGCTCGCTGGCCGACGCCAAGTCGGTGCTGTTCCTCGGCCGGCACGTGGGCTTCCCGGTGGCCCTGGAGGGCGCGCTCAAGCTCAAGGAGCTGGCGTACATGCACGCCGAGGGCTTCGCGGCGGGCGAGCTCAAGCACGGCCCGATCGCGCTGATCGAGGAGGGGCTGCCGGTCGTGGTGGTCGTCCCCTCGCCGCGCGGCCGGTCGATCCTGCACGACAAGATCGTCTCCAACATCCAGGAGATCCGGGCCCGCGGCGCGCGGACCATCGTGATCGCCGAGGAGGGCGACGAGGCGGTCGTGCCGTACGCCGACCACCTGATCCGCATCCCGGCCACGCCGGTGCTGCTCCAGCCGCTGGTGTCGACGGTGCCGCTGCAGGTCTTCGCCTGCGAGCTGGCCACCGCCAAGGGCCACGAGGTGGACCAGCCGCGCAACCTGGCGAAGTCGGTCACGGTCGAGTAGTCCGTCCGAGCGCGTGCGTGCGCCCCTGCGGTGGCGGTGCCCTGACGTCAGGGGCCCTACCGCAGGGGCGCCGTGTCGAGCGCGAAGGAGAACGGCGCCGGCAGGTCCAGCGGCTTGCCGAACGGGACCTGGACGTGGGCGGTGTAGTCTCCGTCCTCCGGGTCGGTGAAGAGCGTGACGTTGCCGTCGGTGCGGTCGACCAGCAGGTAGCAGGGGATGCCGGCGGCGGCGTAGCCGAGGCGCTTGGCACCGCGGTCGTTGTCGGGACGGGTCGAGGTGACCTCCAGCACGAGCCTGACATCCGTCGGCTTCGACCAGGAGTCCTGGGCCCGGAAGCGTCCGACCGGTGCGACCGTGGCGTCAGGGATGAAACGACCGTTCGGTGTGATCAGGCCCTTGCCTCCACTGACGTACAACTCCTCCGCTGCGTGTCGGGCGACCGCCCGTGCGAACCGTGCGATCGCGTCCTCGTGGTCACCGTCAGGCGGTGGGGTCACGACGATCTCCCCTTCGATGAGCTCGGCCTTGAAACCGGCCGGTGTCTCCAGCTCCAGAAACGCCTGGAGGACGTCGTCCTCGGTCAGGGGGTGCTCGACGGCGGGCATGGCGACCATGGCCTTTCTCCCTCCTGCTGGTCCGTGCCACGCGACACGGTAGGCGTACGGACCGAAGCCGGCGGGGGGTTCGCAGCGGCTCTCACTCGAAAGTGTGCCGTAAGGTCCGCGGCAGCGGGCCGCCGTCACCGCGGACGACACGGGCGGACGACACGGAGGAGTACCGGAGTGATCATCGGGATCGGCATCGACGTGGCCGCCATCGACCGGTTCGGCGCCGCCATGGAGCGCACGCCCGGGATGGCGGAGCGGCTGTTCACCGCGGCCGAGCTGACCCTGCCCTCCGGGGCCCGGCGCTCCCCGGCCTCGCTGGCCGCCCGGTTCGCCGCCAAGGAGGCGCTGGCCAAGGCCCTCGGCGCGCCCGGCGGACTGCACTGGCACGACGCCGAGGTGCACACCGAGCCCTCCGGTAGGCCGGTCCTGCGGGTCACCGGGACGGTCGCCGCCCGCGCCGCCGAACTCGGCGTCGGCTCGTGGCACGTGTCGCTCAGCCACGACGCGGGCGTAGCGTCGGCGGTAGTCATCGCCGAAGGCTGAGACCCCCGGCACGGAGCCCCTGGAGGCCGAGGAATGCGCCACGCACACACCGTCGAGCAGGTCCGGGCGGCCGAGGCCGCGCTGATGGCCCGCCTCCCCGAGGGGACGCTGATGCAGCGGGCCGCCACCGGCCTCGCCGCCACCTGCGCCCGGCTGCTGGCCGGCTCCCGCGGCCGGGTCTACGGCAGCAAGGTGGTGGTGCTCGCCGGCAGCGGTGACAACGGCGGTGACGCCCTGTACGCCGGCGCCCTGCTGGCCCGGCGCGGCGCCGCCGTCACCGCCGTCCTGCTCGACCCCGCCCGGGCCCACCCGGGCGCCCTCGCCGCGCTGCGGGCCGCCCGGGGCCTGGTGCTGACGGACCCGGAGGCGGGCCTGGCCGCCTTCGGCGCCGCCGACCTCGCACTGGACGGGATCGTCGGCATCGGCGGCCGGGGCGGCCTGCGGCCCGCCGCCCAGCCCTACGCCGCCGCCCCGCGCCCCGGCGCCGTCGTCGCGGTGGACCTGCCGAGCGGCGTCGACGCCGACACCGGCGAGGTGCCCGACACGGCCCTGCGGGCGGACGTCACCGTGGTCTTCGGCACCCTCAAACCGGGCCTGCTGATCGATCCGGGCGCCTCGTACGCCGGCGCCGTGGAGCTGGTCGGCATCGGACTGGAGCTGCCGCCGGCCGGCCTGACGGCCCTGCAGCACCCGGACGTGGCGGGCCTGCTGCCCCGGCCGGACGCGGAGAGCGACAAGTACCGCAGGGGTGTGGTCGGGGTCGCGGCCGGTTCGGCCCGCTACCCGGGCGCGGCGCTGCTCGCGGTGGCCGGCGCGCTGCGCGGTGGCGCCGGCGCGGTGCGGTACGTGGGGACGGCGGCCGAGGAGGTGGTCCGGCGCTTCCCCGAGGTGCTGGTCACCGAGGGCGGCCCGGCCGGCGCCGGCCGGGTGCAGGCCTGGGTGGTCGGCCCCGGCGGCGGCGACGGCGCCGACCAGGCCCTGCGGGAGGCCCTGGCGAGCGACGTACCGGTGCTGGTCGACGCCGACGGCCTGACCGAACTCGCCCGGCTCGGGCCCGCCGCCCTCGCCGGGCGGACCGCCCCCACCCTGCTGACCCCGCACACCGGCGAGGCCGCCCGGCTGCTCGCCGGCGCCGACCAGGGCCCGCCGCCGCAGGCCGCCGACCTGGCGGCGGCCCGGCTGCGCACCGCGCGCCGGCTGGCCACGGCGTACCGGGCGACGGCACTGCTCAAGGGCTCGACCACGGTGGTCGCCGAGCCCACCGGCGTGGCCCGGAGCAACCCGACCGGCACCTCCTGGCTGGCCACGGCCGGCAGCGGCGACGTGCTGGCCGGGCTGGCCGGCTCGCTGCTGGCGGCCGGCCTGGCCCCGCTGGACGCGGCCTCGGCGGCCGCCTACCTGCACGGCCTGGCCGGCCGCCGGGCCGCCGGCCGCGGCGCGCCGGTGACCGCCACCGACGTGGCCCGGCAGCTGCCCGCCGTCTGGCGGGACGTCCACGGCGGTGCGGCGCGGGCCCACCGGGCCGGGCCGGACACCCAGGCGTACGCCCGACCGGACGCCCGACCGGGCGGTCACCGGTCCGCCGCGGGCGCCCGCCCAGGTGGGCGGCACTGATGGGCGGGCCGCCCGGCGGGCGCCGCGCCGCCGGGGCGTTCGGCGGGCACCCGGCCCGGTCTGGGAGACTGACCCCGATGACAACTGCGAAGACGACCGGGCCGGCCACCTTCACCGACGCCGACGGTCGACACCACCGGGCCGAGGCGACCGTCGACCTGGCCGCCCTGCGCGCCAACCTGGCCGCGCTGCGGGAGCGGACCGGCGGCCCCGCCGTGATGGCCGTGGTCAAGGCGGACGCCTACGGCCACGGCGCGCTGCCGTGCGCCCTGGCCGCGCTCGAAGCCGGCGCGAGCTGGCTCGGCACCGCCACCCCGGAGGAGGCGCTGGCCCTGCGGGCCGCCGGCATCGGCCCGGACCGGGCCCGCATCCTGTGCTGGCTCTGGACCCCGGGCGGCCCCTGGGAGCAGGCGCTGCGCGCCGGCGTCGACATCTCGGTCGGCGGGCAGTGGGCCCTGGACGAGCTGCTCGCCGCGGTCCGCGCCAGCGGCGTCCCCGCCCGGGTGCACCTGAAGGCCGACACCGGCCTCGGCCGGGGCGGCTGCCAGCCGCACGACTGGCCCGGACTGGTCGCCGCCGCGCGCCGCGCCGAGGCCGAGGGCCTGCTCACGGTGGCCGGTGTCTGGTCGCACTTCGCGGCCGCGGACGAACCCGGGCACCCGTCCATCCAGCTCCAGCTGGACGGCTTCGCGGCCGCGCTGGCCCAGGCCGAGGGCGCCGGGCTGCGCCCGGAGGTCCGGCACCTGGCGAACTCGCCGGCCACGCTGCTGCTGCCGCAGTCGCACTACGACCTGGTCCGGCCGGGCCTGGCGATGTACGGGCTGTCGCCCGTCCCGGAGGTCGGCGGACCGGCCGACTTCGGGCTCCGCCCGGTGATGTCGCTGACCGCCCGACTGGCCCTGGTCAAGGAGGTGCCGGGCGGGCACGGTGTCAGCTACGGCCACCACTACACGACCCCCGGCAGCACCACGTTGGGCCTGGTGCCGCTCGGCTACGCCGACGGCATCCCGCGGCATGCCAGCAACGCCGGGCCGGTCCAGATCGGCGGCAAGTGGCGCACGGTCGCCGGCCGGGTCGCGATGGACCAGTTCGTGGTCGACCTCGGCGGGGACGTCCCGCCGGTCGGCGAGGAGGTGCTGCTCTTCGGCGCCGGCGAGCAGGGCGAGCCGACGGCCGAGGACTGGGCCCGGGCCTGCGGCACCATCTCGTACGAGATCGTCACCCGGATCGGCGCCCGGGTGCCGCGCCGCTACGTCGGCACGGTCGAGTGATGAGCGGCGAAAGGTGAACGGGGAGAGATGAGCGACGAGGGCGGGGGAAGCCCGATCGTGGCCGTGGCCCGGGCCGCCGAGAGCGCCTCGGTCGGCGTCAGCCGGGCCGGGCTGATCGGCATCTCGGTCGGCGTGGTCGCGGCCGGCGCCGCGGCGGGTGTCGCGGTCGAGCGGCTGACGGTCGGCCGGGCGATGCGCCGCCGGGCCCGGGAGGCGCTGGACGCCACCGCCTCCTACGGCTCGCTGCGCGGCCGCCCGCGCACGGTCGCCGCCCCGGACGGCACCGAGCTGTACGTCGAGCTGGACGGCAGCGGCTGGCCGGGCCCCGTCCAGGTGCATCCCGAGGACCAGCACAAGGGCCCCAGACGCGGCTGGTTCGCCCGGCGGCGCGGCGAGACGGGGCCGGTCGACCGCAGCGGGCTGCCCGGACTGCTCGCCGGCTCCGGCGCCCTGGTGCGGGCCAGCAGCCGCCGGGGCTTCGGCAGCTCCACCGCACCGGCCGGGGCCCCGCTGACGGTGGTGTTCTGCCACGGCTACTGCCTCAGCCAGGACAGCTGGCACTTCCAGCGCGCCGCGCTGCGCGAGGGCATGCGGCTGGTCTTCTGGGACCAGCGCAGCCACGGCCGCTCGGAGCGCTCCCGGTCCTTCCTGGCGGGCGAGCCGGCCAGCATCGACCAGCTCGGCGGCGACCTCAAGGCCGTCATCGACGCCGTCGCGCCCGAGGGGCCGCTGGTCCTGGTCGGTCACTCGATGGGCGGGATGACGGTGATGGCCCTCGCCGACCGCCACCCCGAGCTGTTCCGTGAGCGGGTGGCCGGGATCGCCCTGGTCGGCACCCTGGCGAGCGACTGGGACAGCGTCACCCTCGGCCTGCCGGTCCTGGGCGCGAAGGTCTTCCGGCGGGTCGCCCCCGGGATGATGAAGCTGCTCGGCCGCCAGGTCGAACTGGTCGAGGCCACCCGGCGGTTCGGCGCGGACTTCGCGGCCGTCTTCTACCGCCGGTTCTCCTTCGGCACCCAGGACGTCGACCCCGGCGTGGCCCGTTTCGCCGAGCAGCTGCTGGACGCCACCCCGATCGACGTGGTCGCCGAGTTCTACCCGGCCTTCGGCCGGCACGACAAGCACGCCGCGCTGGCCGCCATGCGCGGCATCCCCGCCCTGGTGCTGGCCGGCACCAAGGACCTGCTCACCCCGCCGGGCCACAGCGAGACGATCGCCCGGGAGCTGCCGGACGCCGAACTGCTGCTGGTGGAGAACGCCGGACACCTGGTGATGCTGGAGCGCCCCGAACTGGTCGACCGCCGGCTGGCCGCACTGCTCCAGCATGCCGTCGAGTACGCGGGCGCGGCGCCGCTGCCGCCGTCCGTCCGGGAGGCCGGGCAGCCGGAGTGAGCCCGCGGCGTCCGGGACGGCCCCGGGCCGACGCGCACCCGCCCGCGGATGTGGCACCGTAGCGGTGGCGCTCGACCGGGGGCGCCGCACGGATCCGAAGGGCATGACACGCGCATGGGCTCGCACGCCACTCTCACCGTTCCCACCCCCGAGCGGATGGGCCGGCTCGGCCGCGAACTGGCCGGGCTGCTGCGCCCGGGGGACTTGGTGCTGCTCTCCGGCGAACTGGGCGCGGGCAAGACCACGCTGACCCGCGGCCTGGGGGAGGGGCTCGGGGTGCGCGGCGCCGTCACCTCGCCGACCTTCGTGATCGCCCGGGTGCACCCGTCCCTGGTGGGCGGCCCGGCGCTGGTGCACGTGGACGCGTACCGGCTGGGCGGCGGCCTGGACGAGATGGAGGACCTCGACCTCGACGTCTCGCTGCCGGAGTCGGTGGTGGTGGTCGAGTGGGGCGAGGGCAAGGTCGAGCAGCTCTCCGAGGACCGGCTGGAGGTGCGGATCGAGCGCGCCCTCGGCGGCGCCGCGCCCCAGGATGCGGACGGGACCCCGGCCGGCGAGGACGAGGCCGCGGACGACTCGGACCCGCGCCGGGTGGTGCTGACCGGGCTCGGCCGGCGCTGGGACGCGGTGGAGCTGGCGGCGCTGACCGAGGACTGACCCTCCGACATCTTCCCGACAGACTGTCGGGAAGATGTTGCGGCCGGGGTGCCGGGCGTGGTGGGATGGGTGCTGCGGTTAGGTCTGCCTAACTAGGGAGGCGCCATGTCGAGCACCACCCCCGCCCCGGAGCGCGCACCGCGCGACCGGGCCGGCGAGCCCGCCCGTCCTGCGCCCGGCCAGGGCCGACTCCCTGACGAGGCCGCAGCCGCCGCACCCCGGCCCGGGGCCGCGATGCGCACGCTGCTGGCCGCCTGCGCGGCCGCCGAGGCCGTGTCCACCCCGCCGGGACAGCACGCACCGGCCGGTCGGACGGATCCGCGGCGCACCGCGGCCTGATCGGGAGGGCGGCCCCGATGTCGGCCGGCCGGGCCGCGGGGAAGTACCCGCCGTCCGGGAGCGGCCTGCCGTCCAGCCGCCGTCCAGCCGCCGTCCGCCGCGCCGTCGTCAGGCGACGACCACGACCTTCGTCCCGTTCGGTGCGAAGTCCCAGAGCAGCTGGCCGTTCTGCCGGCTCTGCCGGATGCCGCCGGTCTTCACCGCCGGGTCCGGGGTCGGCGTCGCGCCGTCCTGGGCCGCGCTGAAGCCGAAGACGATGCCGTTCTGCTGGGCGAACAGCACCACGTGCTCGATCTGCTTGCCGTCGGTGCCGGTGGTGGTAGGCCGCCGGCTGTAGACCGTGTAGCTGCCCGCCGTCGGCTCGACCGAGCCCGGCGTGACCGCGAAGGCCGCCACGACCTGCGGCGTCTTCTTCGGGTCGACCAGCCAGACGGTGTGCGTCCCCAGCGAGTACACCACCCGCAGGCCGGCGCCCGAGGTGGCCGGCAGGGCGGGGATCGTCGGCGTGGCGGAGGCGGTCGGCGCCGCGGTGGAGGCGGACGGGCCGGGGGCGGCGGTGCTCGCGGTCGGCTTCGGCGGCGCACCGGCACGATCCACGGCGCCGTTGGCCTGGAAAGCCAGCAGGCTCACCAAGGCCAGAGCCCCCACGGTCAGCCCGGTGACCACCACTCCAGGACCCATCTTCGCCACGTGTGCTCCCAGCGCTGTCCGTAACTGTCGGCCCCAATCGTGCCAGGTCCGCCGGGCGCGGCCGCACCGATCCGGATGTGTGTTCCGTGATGGCACGGAAATCCGGGCGGCGGGACCAACTAACCTGGACCCGTGCTGCTGCTCGCGTTCGACACCGCAACCCCCGCCGTCACCGCGGCCGTCCACGACGGCACGGCCGTCCTCGCCGAGGCCTTCACGGTCGACGCCAGACGCCACGGTGAGCTGCTGATGCCCGCCGTCGACCAGGTGCTGCGGGAGGCCGGCGTCGACAAGCACCGGCTGACCGGCATCGTGGTGGGTGTCGGGCCGGGTCCGTACACCGGCCTGCGGGTCGGCCTGGTCACCGCCGCCGCGCTCGGTCACGCGCTCGGACTGCCCGTGCACGGCGTCTGCACCCTCGACGCGATCGCCCACCAGGCCCGGACCGAGGGTCTCGCCGGGCCGTTCACGGTCGCCACCGACGCGCGCCGCAAGGAGGTCTACTGGGCCTCGTACGACCCCGCCGGCGCCCGGACCGCCGGCCCCGGGGTGGACCGCCCGGCCGAGCTGGCACCGGGCCCGCGCTCGGTCGGCGCCGGCGCGCTGCTCTACCCCGACACCTTCCCTGACGCGACCGGCCCCGAGCACGTGTCCGCGGGCGCGATGGCCGCCTTCGCCGCCGCCGAGCTGGCCGCCGGGCGCGAGCTGCTGCCCTGCGTCCCGCTGTACCTGCGGCGCCCCGACGCGCAGGTCCCGGCCGGGTACAAGGCGGTGCTCCCGGCGTGACCCCCGGCCCGAACGGCACCGCCGGCCCCGGCGGGACCACCCTGCGACCCATGCGCTGGTGGGACATCGCCCCGGTGATGGACCTGGAACTGCGACTGTTCCCGGAGGACGCCTGGTCCACCGGCATGTACTGGTCCGAGCTGGCCGAGACGCACCCCGGCGGCACCCGCCACTACACCGTCGCCACCACCCCCGACGGCGCCGTCGCCGGCTACGCGGGCCTGATGGTGGTGGCCGGCGAGGGCGACGTGCAGACCATCGCCGTCGACGAGCGACTGCAGGGCGCCGGCCTCGGCGCCGTGCTGCTCACCGACCTGGTCCAGGAGTCCGCCCGGCGCGGCTGCACCGACCTGCTGCTGGAGGTGCGGGTGGACAACCTGCGCGCCCAGCGCCTGTACGAGCGCTTCGGGTTCGAGCCGGTCGGCATCCGGCGCGGCTACTACCAGCCCGCGAACGTGGACGCGCTGGTGATGCGCCTGGACCACCCGAGCAACGATCCGAAGACCGACGTGATGAAGGACCCCCGCCATGGCTGACGAACCGCTCGTCCTCGGCATCGAGACCTCCTGCGACGAGACCGGCGTCGGCATCGTCCGCGGCACCACCCTGCTCGCCGACGCCGTCGCCTCCAGCGTCAACGACCACGCGCGCTTCGGCGGCGTGGTGCCCGAGATCGCCAGCCGGGCGCACCTGGAGGCGATGGTCCCGACCATCCAGCGGGCGCTGGACACGGCCGGGGTCAAGGCCTCCGACCTGGACGGCATCGCCGTCACCGCCGGGCCCGGCCTGGCCGGCGCGCTGCTGGTCGGGGTCAGTGCCGCGAAGGCCTACGCCTGGGCGCTGGACAAGCCGCTGTACGGGGTCAACCACCTCGCCTCGCACATCTGCGTGGACCAGCTGGAGCACGGGCGGCTGCCCTCGCCCACGATGGCCCTGCTGGTCTCCGGCGGGCACTCCTCGCTGCTGCTCAGCGAGGACATCACCAGTGACGTCCGCCCGCTCGGCGCGACCATCGACGACGCGGCCGGCGAGGCCTTCGACAAGGTCGCCCGGGTGCTCGGCCTCGGGTTCCCCGGCGGCCCGGTGGTCGACCGGATGGCCCGTGAGGGCGACCCGAAGGCCATCGCCTTCCCGCGCGGGCTGAGCGGCGCGAAGGACCCGGCGTACGACTTCTCCTTCTCCGGCCTGAAGACCGCGGTGGCCCGCTGGGTCGAGGCGAAGCGCCGGGCCGGCGAGGACGTGCCGGTCGCGGACGTCGCGGCCTCCTTCCAGGAGGCGGTCACCGACGTGCTCACCCGCAAGGCCGTCAAGGCCTGCAAGGACAGCGGCGTGGACCACCTGATGATCGGCGGCGGGGTGGCGGCCAACTCGCGGCTGCGCGAGATGGCCCAGCAGCGCTGCGACAAGGTCGGCATCCGGCTACGGGTGCCGCGTCCGGGCCTGTGCACCGACAACGGCGCGATGGTCGCCGCGCTCGGGTCCGAGATGGTCTGGCGGGGCCGTTCGCCGTCCTCCGCCGACCTCTCCGCGGACTCCTCGCTGCCGGTCACCGAGGTGCACGTGCCGGCCACCGGCGGCGGTACGGGCGGAGGCGGTACGGGCGGCGGGGCGCACGGCGACGTCCACGGCGAGGCCTACCGGGCGCTCGGCGGCGGCCGGTGACCGTCGCCGCGATGTGGGAGGCCCGGGCGGCCGACGGCCGCGCCGCCGAGC
The sequence above is a segment of the Kitasatospora sp. NBC_00240 genome. Coding sequences within it:
- the tsaB gene encoding tRNA (adenosine(37)-N6)-threonylcarbamoyltransferase complex dimerization subunit type 1 TsaB, whose amino-acid sequence is MLLLAFDTATPAVTAAVHDGTAVLAEAFTVDARRHGELLMPAVDQVLREAGVDKHRLTGIVVGVGPGPYTGLRVGLVTAAALGHALGLPVHGVCTLDAIAHQARTEGLAGPFTVATDARRKEVYWASYDPAGARTAGPGVDRPAELAPGPRSVGAGALLYPDTFPDATGPEHVSAGAMAAFAAAELAAGRELLPCVPLYLRRPDAQVPAGYKAVLPA
- the rimI gene encoding ribosomal protein S18-alanine N-acetyltransferase; this translates as MRWWDIAPVMDLELRLFPEDAWSTGMYWSELAETHPGGTRHYTVATTPDGAVAGYAGLMVVAGEGDVQTIAVDERLQGAGLGAVLLTDLVQESARRGCTDLLLEVRVDNLRAQRLYERFGFEPVGIRRGYYQPANVDALVMRLDHPSNDPKTDVMKDPRHG
- the tsaD gene encoding tRNA (adenosine(37)-N6)-threonylcarbamoyltransferase complex transferase subunit TsaD; amino-acid sequence: MADEPLVLGIETSCDETGVGIVRGTTLLADAVASSVNDHARFGGVVPEIASRAHLEAMVPTIQRALDTAGVKASDLDGIAVTAGPGLAGALLVGVSAAKAYAWALDKPLYGVNHLASHICVDQLEHGRLPSPTMALLVSGGHSSLLLSEDITSDVRPLGATIDDAAGEAFDKVARVLGLGFPGGPVVDRMAREGDPKAIAFPRGLSGAKDPAYDFSFSGLKTAVARWVEAKRRAGEDVPVADVAASFQEAVTDVLTRKAVKACKDSGVDHLMIGGGVAANSRLREMAQQRCDKVGIRLRVPRPGLCTDNGAMVAALGSEMVWRGRSPSSADLSADSSLPVTEVHVPATGGGTGGGGTGGGAHGDVHGEAYRALGGGR